Proteins co-encoded in one Candidatus Methylomirabilota bacterium genomic window:
- the rimO gene encoding 30S ribosomal protein S12 methylthiotransferase RimO — protein sequence MKVHFTTLGCPKNQVDSELMQGMLTQAGHELTDVAGSAECLIVNTCAFIDRAREESVNTILELARVKEAGRARALIVTGCLTQRYGGEILTEIPEVNAILGTSDLHRIVELVNQAEGRQDWVTSAPPGYLYDARTPRLLTGRVPYAYVKIAEGCDMGCTFCAIPQFRGAHRSRPLEDIVAEVEGLARQGIQEAILVSQDTLAYGREIPGNGDIGDLLLALSDTRMPWIRPMYLHPAHVNDRLVDKWRRARVVSYLDMPVQHGDDGILRVMRRAVTARRMKEILGQFRAAIPGITIRTTVLVGFPGETEGAFDNLLAFVEDAAFDRLGVFTYSVEEGTPAAGMPDQIAPEVMAERAQQVQELQDRLAWPRQKALYGTRQTVLVDGPSADPAFPFEGRTAGQAPEIDGVVYLRGPHLNPGHFADVRIVEVDGYELVGE from the coding sequence ATGAAAGTCCATTTCACCACCCTCGGCTGCCCGAAGAACCAGGTCGACTCCGAGCTCATGCAGGGCATGCTGACCCAGGCCGGCCATGAGCTCACGGACGTCGCGGGATCCGCCGAGTGCCTCATCGTGAACACCTGTGCCTTCATCGACCGGGCGCGAGAGGAGTCGGTCAATACCATCCTGGAGCTCGCGCGCGTCAAGGAAGCAGGACGAGCACGAGCTCTCATCGTCACCGGCTGTCTGACTCAGCGCTACGGCGGCGAGATCCTGACCGAGATTCCCGAGGTCAATGCCATCCTCGGCACCTCCGATTTGCATCGGATCGTGGAGCTCGTGAATCAGGCGGAAGGGAGACAAGACTGGGTGACGAGCGCGCCGCCCGGCTATCTCTACGACGCTCGGACGCCGCGGCTGCTCACGGGTCGCGTGCCCTACGCGTATGTCAAGATCGCCGAGGGCTGCGACATGGGCTGTACATTCTGCGCCATCCCTCAGTTCCGCGGAGCGCACAGGAGCCGCCCCCTCGAGGACATCGTCGCCGAGGTCGAGGGACTGGCGCGCCAGGGTATCCAGGAGGCCATCCTCGTCTCCCAGGACACGCTCGCCTACGGCCGCGAGATTCCCGGTAACGGCGACATCGGCGACCTGCTGCTGGCGCTCTCCGATACGCGCATGCCGTGGATCCGGCCCATGTACCTCCACCCCGCGCACGTGAACGATCGCCTGGTGGACAAATGGCGGCGCGCGCGCGTCGTCTCGTACCTCGACATGCCGGTGCAGCACGGCGATGACGGCATTCTGCGCGTCATGCGCCGCGCCGTGACCGCGCGCCGCATGAAGGAGATCCTCGGCCAGTTCCGGGCGGCCATTCCGGGAATCACGATCCGCACCACCGTGCTCGTGGGTTTTCCGGGCGAGACGGAGGGCGCCTTCGACAATCTCCTCGCCTTCGTGGAGGACGCGGCTTTCGATCGCCTGGGCGTCTTCACCTACTCGGTGGAGGAGGGGACGCCGGCGGCCGGCATGCCCGATCAGATCGCGCCGGAGGTCATGGCGGAGCGCGCCCAGCAGGTGCAGGAGCTCCAGGACAGGCTGGCCTGGCCGCGCCAGAAGGCGCTCTACGGCACCCGGCAGACGGTGCTCGTGGACGGTCCGAGCGCCGATCCCGCCTTCCCCTTCGAGGGACGCACGGCCGGACAGGCTCCGGAGATCGACGGCGTCGTCTATCTGCGTGGTCCTCACCTCAACCCCGGACACTTTGCTGATGTCCGCATCGTCGAAGTGGACGGCTACGAGCTCGTCGGAGAATAG
- a CDS encoding phosphatidylglycerophosphatase A, which yields MRLSDRLAFAIASGGGAGYSPVAPGTAGSLVAAVALWFIPFTRLWFLAVLAVVTLLGIWAAHRVEVVTGRKDPGLIVIDEVAGMMVSVMFLPRAFAVFVSAFLLFRLFDIWKPFPARESQALRGGFGVMVDDLIAGAYTLVLLMGARQLFGVPR from the coding sequence ATACGCCTGTCCGACCGCCTGGCCTTCGCGATAGCCAGCGGCGGGGGGGCCGGGTACTCTCCCGTGGCGCCCGGCACGGCGGGCAGCCTGGTGGCCGCCGTCGCCCTCTGGTTCATCCCGTTCACGCGTCTGTGGTTCCTGGCCGTGCTCGCGGTCGTCACCCTGCTCGGCATCTGGGCCGCTCACCGTGTCGAGGTCGTGACCGGTCGCAAGGACCCCGGACTCATCGTGATCGACGAGGTCGCGGGCATGATGGTCTCCGTGATGTTCCTGCCCCGCGCCTTCGCGGTCTTCGTTTCGGCGTTTCTCCTTTTCCGCCTCTTCGACATCTGGAAGCCCTTTCCCGCGCGCGAGAGTCAGGCTCTTCGCGGCGGCTTCGGCGTCATGGTGGATGACCTGATCGCCGGCGCCTACACGCTCGTCCTCTTGATGGGCGCGCGGCAGCTTTTCGGGGTGCCCCGGTGA